Part of the Pseudomonas lijiangensis genome is shown below.
TTGCATCACGGCTGGCACTGCCGCCGAGGGAAACCTGATAGAACTCTTCGCCTTTCTTGTCCACGCCCAGAATGCCGATATGACCGACGTGGTGGTGACCACAGGCGTTCATGCAGCCGGAAATGTTCAGGTCCAGTTCACCGATGTCAAACAGGTAGTCCAGGTCATCGAAGCGGCGCTGGATGGATTCGGCGATCGGGATCGACTTGGCGTTTGCCAGGGAGCAGAAATCACCGCCAGGGCAGCAGATGATGTCGGTCAGCAGGCCGATGTTCGGTGTGGCGAAGCCGCTTTCACGCAGTTCGTTCCAGAGAGTGAACAATTCCGATTGCTCGACGTCGGCCAGAATGATGTTCTGCTCGTGAGAGGTGCGCAGCTGGCCGAAGCTGTAGCGGTCGGCCAGGTCGGCAACGGCGTCCAGCTGTTTGTCGGTCAGGTCGCCAGGGGCAACGCCGGTTGGCTTGAGTGACAGTGTCACGGCAACGTAGCCCGGCTTTTTGTGGGCCAGGACATTGCGGGTACGCCAGCGGGCGAAGCCGGGGTGTTGAGCGTCCAGGGCAGCCAGCTCATCGTGCTGGTCGCTGAGCGCCTTGTATTGTGGATCGACGAAGTGCTTGGCGACACGCTGTACTTCGGCTTCGGTCAGAGTGGTCTGGCCGCCGCGCAGGTGAGCCATTTCGGCCTCGACCTTTTCGGCGAAGACTTCAGGCGTGAGTGCCTTGACCAGAATCTTGATCCGGGCCTTGTACTTGTTGTCGCGACGACCATAGCGGTTGTAGACCCGCAGGATGGCGTCCAGGTAGCTCAACAGATCCTGCCATGGCAGAAACTCGTTGATGAAGGCGCCAACCACCGGGGTGCGGCCAAGGCCACCGCCGACAAGCACGCGGAAACCCAGCTCGCCGGCAGCGTTGTATACCGGCTCCAGGCCGATATCGTGCACTTCAATGGCAGCGCGGTCGCTTTTCGAGCCGTTGATCGCGATCTTGAACTTGCGCGGCAGGTAGGCGAATTCCGGGTGGAAGGTGGTCCACTGGCGAACGATTTCACACCATGGACGCGGGTCGATCACTTCGTCGGCAGCAACGCCGGCGAACTGGTCTGTGGTCACGTTGCGCAGGCAGTTGCCGCTGGTCTGGATGGCGTGCATCTGCACGGTAGCCAGTTCGGCCAGAATATCCGGCACGTCTTCCAGGGCTGGCCAGTTGAACTGTACGTTCTGGCGGGTACTGATGTGCGCATAACCCTTGTCATAATCACGGGCTATCTTGGCCATCATGCGCGTCTGACGCGACGTCAGCTGGCCGTAAGGCACGGCAACGCGCAGCATCGGCGCGAAACGCTGGACATAAAGACCGTTTTGCAGGCGCAACGGTCGAAACTCTTCTTCGCTCAGTTCCCCCGCCAGATAGCGTCGGGTCTGGTCACGGAACTGCTTGACGCGGTCCTCGATGATCCGCTGATCGTACTCGTCGTATACGTACATATAGGTCCTGTTCTCAGGCTTCGTAATGAAGCAAGGGCTGCTGCGTCAGACACGACTGTTGTCAACACAGTCAGCCTTCGCCTGCCAGGCCTTGCGCCATCCAGACAATTCTGCGCGCACGGTCGCGCACTCCCTACGGAGCGCGGCGAAGATAACAGTTTGCAGATATCGGTAAAAGTGATGTTTATATATATGCAAATCGTTAAAAGCGATAAGCA
Proteins encoded:
- a CDS encoding nitrite/sulfite reductase, which produces MYVYDEYDQRIIEDRVKQFRDQTRRYLAGELSEEEFRPLRLQNGLYVQRFAPMLRVAVPYGQLTSRQTRMMAKIARDYDKGYAHISTRQNVQFNWPALEDVPDILAELATVQMHAIQTSGNCLRNVTTDQFAGVAADEVIDPRPWCEIVRQWTTFHPEFAYLPRKFKIAINGSKSDRAAIEVHDIGLEPVYNAAGELGFRVLVGGGLGRTPVVGAFINEFLPWQDLLSYLDAILRVYNRYGRRDNKYKARIKILVKALTPEVFAEKVEAEMAHLRGGQTTLTEAEVQRVAKHFVDPQYKALSDQHDELAALDAQHPGFARWRTRNVLAHKKPGYVAVTLSLKPTGVAPGDLTDKQLDAVADLADRYSFGQLRTSHEQNIILADVEQSELFTLWNELRESGFATPNIGLLTDIICCPGGDFCSLANAKSIPIAESIQRRFDDLDYLFDIGELDLNISGCMNACGHHHVGHIGILGVDKKGEEFYQVSLGGSASRDASLGKILGPSFAQDVMPDVIEKLIDVYVEKRTEDERFIDTYQRIGIDPFKERVYAANH